In Anabaena sphaerica FACHB-251, a genomic segment contains:
- a CDS encoding TRC40/GET3/ArsA family transport-energizing ATPase, whose translation MRVILMTGKGGVGKTSVAAATGLRCAELGYRTLVLSTDPAHSLADSFDLELGHDAKQVRPNLWGAELDALQELEGNWGAVKRYITQVLQARGLDGIQAEELAILPGMDEIFGLVRMKRHYDEGEFDVLIIDSAPTGTALRLLSLPEVGGWYMRRFYKPFQNISVALRPLVEPIFRPIAGFSLPDKEVMDAPYEFYEQIEALEKVLTDNTQTSVRLVTNPEKMVIKESLRAHAYLSLYNVATDLIVANRIIPKEVEDPFFQRWKENQEQYRQEIHENFHPLPVKEVPLYSEEMCGLAALERLKETLYPDEDPTQVYYKETTIRVVQENNQYSLEIYLPGIPKNQVQLSKSGDELNITIGNHRRNLVLPQALAALQPSGAKMDNDYLKIRFADNVRV comes from the coding sequence ATGCGAGTAATTTTAATGACAGGTAAGGGTGGCGTAGGAAAAACCTCCGTCGCGGCTGCAACAGGACTCCGTTGTGCAGAACTCGGCTATCGAACACTGGTTTTAAGTACAGATCCTGCTCACTCCCTAGCAGATAGTTTTGATCTAGAATTGGGACACGACGCTAAACAAGTCCGTCCCAATTTGTGGGGTGCAGAACTCGATGCACTGCAAGAATTAGAAGGTAACTGGGGTGCAGTAAAGCGTTACATCACCCAAGTTTTACAAGCACGGGGTTTAGACGGCATACAGGCAGAAGAATTAGCAATTTTACCAGGCATGGATGAAATTTTCGGCTTGGTAAGAATGAAACGTCACTACGATGAAGGGGAATTTGACGTTTTGATTATTGATTCTGCCCCGACTGGTACCGCACTACGTCTATTAAGTTTACCAGAAGTTGGTGGCTGGTATATGCGGCGTTTTTACAAACCTTTTCAAAATATCTCAGTCGCACTCAGACCTTTGGTTGAACCTATTTTTAGACCAATTGCTGGGTTTTCTTTACCAGATAAAGAAGTGATGGATGCGCCTTATGAGTTTTATGAACAAATAGAAGCACTGGAAAAAGTATTGACTGACAATACTCAAACCTCAGTCCGTCTTGTCACCAACCCCGAAAAAATGGTGATTAAAGAATCTCTTCGCGCTCATGCTTATCTTAGTTTGTATAATGTGGCAACAGATTTAATTGTCGCTAATCGCATTATTCCTAAAGAAGTTGAAGATCCCTTCTTCCAACGTTGGAAAGAAAATCAAGAACAATATCGCCAAGAAATTCATGAAAACTTCCACCCCTTACCTGTGAAGGAAGTACCTCTTTATTCTGAAGAAATGTGTGGGTTAGCCGCATTAGAGAGACTCAAAGAAACTCTTTATCCTGATGAAGATCCCACTCAGGTTTATTACAAAGAAACCACTATCAGAGTTGTGCAAGAAAATAACCAATACAGCTTGGAAATTTATTTACCTGGCATTCCCAAAAACCAAGTTCAGCTAAGTAAAAGTGGCGACGAATTAAACATTACTATTGGTAATCATCGCCGTAACTTGGTTTTACCCCAGGCTTTGGCCGCACTACAACCATCAGGGGCAAAAATGGATAATGATTATCTGAAAATCCGTTTTGCTGACAATGTGAGAGTTTAG
- a CDS encoding GAF domain-containing protein produces the protein MVSIPPLDLRTGMAQETLLRRITNRIRQSLELEDIIRSTTAEVRSLLGTDRVMIYKFHDDGSGQVIAESIYENRLPSLLGLNFPADDIPPHARELFIKSRVRSVVNVESREIGQSPARDLNTGEIPCEEILYRPVDPCHVEYLTAMGVKSSVVAPIIYQDQLWGLLASHHSQARDVAEYELEAMQMVVEQLSVAIAQSNLLTQTRAKAEREAIINRIATLLHSLPTIVLQPALEATVAAFNGVGGRLCIRHNAFDFQHSIFKSLTECLIPGSNCFQLYVCGQQPIIPNPNIYPLLEQYSVWQEHYKSGQYSIWAIPDIYQDANLRIVQLVFQPTKIRSILMIPLHYRQELVGYLSIFRNEIDTETLWAGKFDPDNRQLYPRLSFDLWRESKKSQSQKWTDEEIELAEEISKHFASAIQQHELYQQVQNFNENLENQVHKRTLEMQRTAEQQQAVFGVINKIRESLDIDTIFKTTTKEVCQLIKSDRVSVYKFSADWGGEFVGDFEATSPNWFNESKLGINTIWNDTYLQDTQGGRYRHNETFAVDDIYKMGFTPCHVDNLEQFQIHAFVLAPIFIRKKLWGLLCAYQHTGPRQWKTSEINFISQIASQLGIAIQQAELLVKTQQQAEELTQTLNALQNTQTQLIQTEKMSSLGQLVAGVAHEINNPVNFISGNLTHINEYAKDLLSMLDIYQQKYPKPCEEILERAEEFDLEFIIEDLPKSLSSMKIGVDRIRQIVLSLRNFSRLDEAEMKEVNIHEGIDSTLLILQHRLKTRSESAGIQIIKKYGDLPLVECYAGQLNQVLMNVLSNAIDALEIYRKYPAEDPKTGKITISTTVEVMNDNVKSAVIHISDNGPGMPEAIKDRIFDPFFTTKPVGKGTGLGLSISYQIVVDKHGGILKCDSQPDVGTEFWIEIPIKHIVISRRGEAFGK, from the coding sequence ATGGTTTCCATCCCTCCACTCGACCTGCGAACAGGTATGGCTCAAGAAACTCTACTTCGTCGGATTACAAATCGCATCCGTCAGTCTTTAGAGTTAGAAGACATTATTAGATCCACCACAGCCGAGGTTCGTTCCTTATTAGGGACTGACCGAGTAATGATTTACAAATTTCATGATGATGGCAGCGGTCAGGTTATTGCTGAATCTATTTATGAAAATCGTTTACCATCGTTATTGGGGTTGAATTTTCCTGCTGATGATATTCCCCCCCATGCGCGGGAACTGTTTATTAAGTCGCGGGTGCGTTCTGTAGTTAATGTTGAGTCCAGAGAAATTGGCCAAAGTCCTGCGCGTGACCTAAACACAGGAGAAATTCCCTGTGAAGAGATTCTTTACCGTCCCGTAGATCCATGTCACGTAGAATATTTGACGGCTATGGGTGTTAAATCTTCAGTTGTGGCACCAATTATTTATCAAGATCAACTTTGGGGATTGTTAGCATCTCATCATTCTCAAGCTCGTGATGTGGCAGAATATGAACTAGAAGCAATGCAGATGGTAGTAGAGCAGTTATCTGTAGCGATCGCTCAAAGTAATCTCCTCACCCAAACCCGTGCCAAAGCCGAACGAGAAGCTATTATTAACCGTATTGCTACCCTCCTGCATTCACTACCAACAATTGTCTTACAACCAGCTTTAGAAGCCACAGTTGCAGCATTTAACGGTGTTGGTGGCAGGTTATGTATTAGACATAATGCCTTTGACTTCCAACATAGTATTTTTAAATCTTTAACAGAATGTTTAATTCCTGGTAGTAATTGTTTTCAACTTTATGTATGTGGACAGCAACCTATTATTCCCAACCCAAATATCTATCCACTCTTAGAACAATATAGCGTGTGGCAGGAACATTATAAATCTGGTCAATACAGCATTTGGGCAATTCCTGATATTTATCAAGATGCCAATTTACGAATTGTGCAACTGGTTTTTCAACCTACAAAAATTCGCAGTATTTTAATGATTCCCTTGCACTATCGACAAGAATTAGTGGGATATTTAAGTATTTTCCGTAATGAAATAGACACAGAAACTCTTTGGGCTGGTAAATTTGACCCAGACAACAGACAACTTTACCCCCGTTTATCTTTTGACTTGTGGCGCGAATCTAAAAAATCACAATCTCAAAAATGGACAGATGAAGAAATTGAACTAGCAGAAGAAATCAGTAAACACTTTGCCTCGGCAATTCAGCAACATGAACTTTATCAACAGGTACAAAATTTCAATGAAAATTTAGAAAACCAGGTCCATAAACGAACATTAGAAATGCAAAGAACAGCAGAACAACAACAAGCTGTGTTCGGAGTCATAAATAAAATTCGTGAGTCTCTTGATATTGATACTATTTTTAAAACAACAACAAAAGAAGTTTGCCAATTAATTAAATCTGATCGAGTTTCTGTTTATAAATTTAGTGCTGACTGGGGTGGTGAATTTGTCGGTGATTTTGAAGCCACCAGTCCCAACTGGTTTAATGAATCAAAACTGGGAATCAATACAATTTGGAATGATACTTATTTACAAGATACGCAAGGAGGAAGATATCGCCATAACGAAACTTTTGCCGTGGATGATATCTACAAAATGGGATTTACACCCTGTCATGTCGATAATTTAGAGCAGTTTCAAATTCATGCTTTTGTTTTAGCTCCTATATTTATTAGGAAAAAACTTTGGGGTTTGCTTTGTGCTTATCAACATACAGGGCCGCGTCAATGGAAAACCTCTGAAATTAATTTTATAAGTCAGATTGCATCGCAACTTGGAATAGCAATTCAACAAGCTGAATTATTGGTAAAAACTCAGCAGCAAGCAGAAGAACTAACACAAACCCTGAATGCATTACAAAACACTCAAACCCAACTGATTCAAACTGAAAAAATGTCTTCTTTAGGGCAACTTGTAGCTGGTGTTGCCCATGAAATAAATAACCCCGTTAACTTTATTTCTGGCAATCTTACCCATATTAATGAATATGCTAAAGATTTACTGAGTATGCTAGATATTTATCAGCAAAAATACCCTAAACCCTGTGAAGAAATTTTAGAAAGAGCCGAAGAGTTTGACTTAGAATTTATCATAGAAGATTTGCCAAAAAGTTTATCTTCTATGAAAATAGGGGTAGATAGAATCCGGCAAATAGTCTTATCTTTGCGAAATTTCTCACGTCTTGATGAAGCAGAAATGAAGGAAGTGAATATCCATGAAGGCATTGATAGCACTTTGCTGATTTTGCAGCATCGCTTAAAAACAAGATCTGAATCTGCTGGTATTCAAATCATCAAAAAATATGGCGATTTACCATTGGTAGAGTGTTATGCAGGACAACTCAATCAAGTATTGATGAATGTTTTGAGTAATGCGATTGATGCTTTGGAAATTTACAGAAAATATCCAGCAGAAGATCCCAAGACAGGGAAAATTACTATTTCTACTACTGTGGAAGTAATGAATGACAATGTGAAAAGTGCAGTCATTCATATTAGCGATAATGGTCCAGGAATGCCAGAAGCTATCAAGGACAGAATATTTGACCCATTTTTCACCACTAAGCCAGTAGGGAAAGGTACTGGCTTGGGTTTATCAATTAGTTACCAAATTGTGGTAGATAAGCACGGCGGAATTTTGAAATGTGATTCACAACCAGATGTAGGTACAGAATTCTGGATTGAAATCCCAATTAAACATATAGTCATTAGTCGTAGGGGCGAAGCATTCGGAAAATAA
- the dnaN gene encoding DNA polymerase III subunit beta, which translates to MKLVCAQSDLSTNLSLVSRAVPSRPTHPVLANVLLQADAQTNQVSLTAFDLSLGIRTSFNAEVIEGGAIALPAKLLVDITSRLPEGEITLDDESADNTGEGIVVTLKPKSGKYQVRAMGAEEFPELPVIESSEAIQLTTAALIEGLRGSLFATSADETKQVLTGVHLTVKQDTLEFAATDGHRLAVLETTNERPLDGNEQLEVTVPARALRELQRMLAHSSSEETVALYLDQGQVVFAWQNQRLTSRTLEGQYPAYRQLIPRQFERQVTLERRQFISTLERIAVLADQKNNIVKVSIDNANQEITLSCEAQDVGSGTESMPAQISGEDIDIAFNVKYLMEGLKELPSSEIQMHLNQSLTPVIFTPLGGLKMTYLAMPVQLRN; encoded by the coding sequence ATGAAATTAGTTTGCGCTCAAAGCGATCTCAGTACCAATCTTTCACTCGTCAGTCGTGCAGTACCATCAAGGCCTACTCATCCCGTACTTGCTAACGTGCTGTTACAAGCGGATGCACAAACTAACCAAGTCAGCTTAACAGCCTTTGATCTCAGCTTGGGTATCCGCACCAGCTTTAATGCTGAGGTAATTGAAGGAGGTGCGATCGCTCTTCCTGCTAAACTACTTGTAGATATCACCTCTCGTCTACCAGAAGGCGAAATCACCCTAGATGACGAATCAGCGGACAACACCGGAGAAGGTATAGTTGTCACCCTTAAACCTAAAAGCGGCAAGTATCAAGTCCGGGCAATGGGAGCAGAAGAATTCCCCGAATTACCTGTAATTGAAAGCTCGGAAGCAATTCAACTCACTACAGCTGCATTAATTGAAGGCTTACGAGGTTCATTATTTGCTACCAGTGCAGATGAAACCAAACAAGTCCTTACGGGCGTACATTTAACAGTTAAACAAGACACTTTAGAATTTGCGGCTACTGATGGACATCGCCTAGCCGTGCTAGAAACTACTAACGAGCGTCCCTTAGATGGTAATGAACAACTAGAAGTAACAGTACCAGCTAGAGCATTAAGGGAACTACAGCGGATGTTAGCTCATAGCTCTTCAGAAGAAACAGTAGCCTTATATCTTGATCAAGGTCAAGTTGTATTTGCTTGGCAAAATCAACGTTTAACTAGTCGGACTTTAGAAGGGCAATATCCCGCTTATCGGCAATTAATACCACGCCAATTTGAACGACAAGTAACACTAGAACGGCGACAATTTATCAGCACTTTAGAAAGAATTGCCGTATTAGCTGACCAGAAAAATAATATTGTCAAAGTCAGCATTGATAACGCCAATCAAGAAATTACTTTGTCTTGTGAAGCGCAAGATGTTGGTAGTGGTACAGAGTCAATGCCAGCACAAATTTCTGGTGAAGATATAGACATTGCTTTTAATGTCAAATATTTAATGGAAGGCTTGAAAGAGTTACCATCTTCCGAAATTCAAATGCACTTGAATCAAAGTCTAACTCCAGTAATTTTTACACCTTTAGGCGGGTTAAAAATGACTTATTTAGCTATGCCTGTACAATTGAGAAATTAA
- the dnaA gene encoding chromosomal replication initiator protein DnaA: protein MEIPIDNLWCQVLERLQLELSRPTFETWIKTASAEQLENNCLVISTPNLFARNWLQKYYINTIARVVQDILGVPVEIYITVAQGDEVSPLDKQEVGWELPAVNPVTSNVAKNQQKSTDLNSKYVFSRFVVGANNRMAHAASLAVAEYPGREFNPLFLCGGVGLGKTHLMQAIGNYRWEIYPDSKIFYVSTEQFTNDLITAIRNDSMQSFREHYRAADILLVDDIQFLEGKEYTQEEFFHTFNTLHEAGKQVVIASDRPPKQIPSLQERLCSRFSMGLIADIQPPDLETRMAILQKKAEYENIRLPRDVIEYIAYNYTSNIRELEGALIRALAYISIWGLPMTVENITPVLGTHSQKMEATPEVILNVVADFFNLSIEDLKGNSRRREISWARQIGMYLMRQYTGLSLPRIGEEFGGKDHTTVMYSCEKIKQLQETDRTLTQTLRQLSDRININSRYQK, encoded by the coding sequence ATGGAAATTCCCATAGACAATCTGTGGTGTCAGGTGTTAGAGCGTTTACAACTAGAGCTATCTCGTCCCACCTTTGAAACTTGGATTAAAACTGCTAGTGCAGAACAGCTAGAAAATAATTGCTTAGTGATATCTACTCCTAACCTATTTGCCAGAAATTGGCTTCAGAAATATTACATCAATACTATTGCTCGTGTGGTGCAAGATATTTTGGGTGTTCCTGTAGAAATTTACATTACTGTTGCTCAAGGTGATGAAGTTTCTCCGTTGGATAAACAAGAGGTTGGTTGGGAATTACCAGCAGTCAATCCCGTCACCTCAAATGTAGCTAAAAATCAACAAAAAAGTACAGACTTAAATTCTAAGTACGTTTTTTCCAGATTTGTGGTCGGTGCTAATAATCGTATGGCTCATGCTGCCTCTTTGGCCGTAGCAGAATATCCCGGTAGGGAATTTAATCCTTTATTTTTATGCGGTGGTGTGGGTTTAGGGAAAACTCATTTAATGCAGGCTATTGGTAATTATCGCTGGGAAATTTATCCTGATTCTAAAATATTTTATGTCTCGACAGAGCAGTTTACTAACGATTTAATCACAGCGATTCGTAATGATAGTATGCAAAGTTTTCGGGAGCATTACCGGGCTGCTGATATTTTATTAGTTGATGATATTCAATTCCTGGAAGGAAAAGAGTACACACAAGAAGAATTTTTTCATACTTTTAATACTTTACATGAGGCTGGAAAGCAAGTAGTGATTGCTTCTGACCGTCCTCCTAAGCAAATTCCTAGTTTGCAAGAACGGCTCTGTTCTCGGTTTTCAATGGGGTTAATTGCAGATATTCAACCGCCGGATTTAGAAACGCGCATGGCAATTTTGCAGAAAAAAGCTGAGTATGAAAATATTCGTTTACCCAGAGATGTCATTGAATATATTGCTTATAATTATACTTCTAATATTCGAGAATTGGAAGGGGCTTTAATTCGGGCGCTGGCTTATATTTCGATTTGGGGTTTACCAATGACTGTAGAAAATATCACCCCAGTTTTAGGTACTCATAGCCAGAAAATGGAAGCGACACCAGAGGTAATTTTAAATGTAGTCGCAGATTTTTTTAATCTATCAATTGAAGATTTAAAAGGGAATTCTCGGAGAAGAGAAATTAGCTGGGCTAGACAAATTGGAATGTATTTAATGCGTCAATATACAGGATTAAGTTTACCGAGAATTGGTGAGGAATTTGGGGGTAAAGACCATACAACAGTCATGTATAGTTGCGAAAAGATTAAACAACTGCAAGAAACAGACCGGACTTTAACTCAAACTTTACGTCAATTGAGCGATCGCATCAACATCAATAGTCGTTATCAAAAATAA
- a CDS encoding HhoA/HhoB/HtrA family serine endopeptidase has translation MKTNNHKPVSKYIYTRVLSHPRGAKAKGWMLMTGLAAVVLSGCSSLNSRTLEAQKSIAQVQKTTAPTSVIMPPAIIASTGDPNFVVGVVQKVGGAVVRIDSARTVTSEVPNEFSDPFFRRFFGDRIPQERQRVERGSGSGFIMNSSGQILTNSHVVDGADQVTVTLKDGRTFNGKVLGEDPVTDVAVIQIDANNLPTLALGNSNTLQPGEAVIAIGNPLGLNNTVTSGIISATERSSSSIGAVDKRVDYLQTDAAINPGNSGGPLLNARGEVIGMNTAIIQGAQGLGFAIPINTVQKISQELISKGRVDHPYLGVQMETLTPEIKERIIRRFGDRVNLVADQGVLLVRIVPESPAAVGGLRAGDVIKSINNQPVTRVEEVQKLVEKSQIGTPLPVQVDRNGRTVQLTVRPAPLPIRRDS, from the coding sequence ATGAAGACAAATAATCATAAACCAGTGTCTAAATATATTTATACCAGAGTTTTGAGCCACCCAAGGGGAGCCAAAGCAAAAGGGTGGATGTTAATGACTGGGTTAGCAGCAGTAGTTCTTAGTGGCTGCTCTAGCTTGAACAGCAGAACCTTAGAAGCGCAAAAGAGCATTGCTCAAGTCCAAAAGACTACTGCACCCACGTCGGTAATTATGCCTCCTGCTATCATCGCATCTACTGGCGATCCTAACTTTGTCGTCGGAGTAGTACAAAAAGTTGGAGGTGCTGTTGTTCGCATTGATTCAGCTAGAACCGTCACATCTGAAGTACCAAATGAATTTTCCGATCCATTTTTCCGCAGGTTTTTTGGTGACAGAATCCCACAGGAAAGACAAAGGGTAGAAAGGGGTAGCGGTTCTGGATTTATTATGAATTCCTCTGGGCAAATTTTGACTAATTCTCATGTCGTAGATGGTGCAGATCAAGTTACAGTTACACTCAAAGACGGAAGGACTTTTAACGGTAAAGTCTTAGGAGAAGATCCAGTCACAGATGTAGCAGTAATCCAAATTGATGCTAATAATCTACCAACTCTAGCTTTAGGTAATTCCAATACTTTGCAACCAGGAGAAGCTGTAATTGCTATTGGTAATCCTCTGGGTTTAAATAATACTGTTACATCGGGAATTATTAGTGCTACAGAGCGTTCTAGTAGTTCTATTGGTGCTGTTGATAAGCGGGTGGATTATTTACAAACAGATGCAGCAATTAACCCTGGGAACTCTGGCGGACCACTGCTAAATGCTCGTGGTGAAGTAATAGGAATGAACACAGCTATTATCCAAGGCGCTCAAGGTTTAGGTTTTGCAATTCCCATTAATACGGTGCAAAAAATTTCCCAAGAATTAATTAGCAAAGGTAGAGTAGATCATCCTTATTTGGGTGTACAAATGGAGACGCTCACACCAGAAATTAAGGAAAGAATAATTCGTAGATTTGGTGATAGAGTAAATTTGGTTGCAGATCAAGGAGTTTTGTTAGTGAGAATTGTTCCTGAATCACCAGCCGCAGTTGGTGGACTCAGAGCGGGGGATGTTATTAAAAGCATCAACAACCAACCTGTGACTAGAGTGGAAGAAGTCCAAAAGCTAGTAGAAAAGAGTCAGATTGGTACTCCTCTCCCAGTGCAAGTAGACCGCAATGGGAGAACTGTTCAATTAACAGTCAGACCTGCACCTTTACCCATTAGACGTGATAGTTAA
- the def gene encoding peptide deformylase: MSEKVPIIQLGNPILRRKAAWVENIDDEHIQKLIDDLIVTVSQANGVGIAAPQVAESYCLFIVASRPSSRYPDAPEMDPTAMINPKIIAYSTEIAKGWEGCLSVPGIRGLVPRYQAIEIEYTDRHGKRGKQELTDFVARIFQHEYDHLEGKVFLDRVESTEELMTEAEYQQRIVNNT; encoded by the coding sequence ATGAGTGAAAAAGTACCAATTATTCAATTAGGTAATCCGATATTACGCCGAAAAGCTGCTTGGGTGGAAAATATTGATGATGAGCATATTCAAAAACTGATTGATGATTTAATAGTTACAGTTTCTCAAGCTAATGGTGTGGGAATTGCTGCACCTCAAGTAGCCGAATCCTATTGTTTATTTATTGTTGCTTCCCGTCCTAGTTCTAGATATCCCGATGCACCGGAAATGGACCCTACAGCAATGATTAATCCGAAGATTATTGCTTATTCCACTGAAATTGCTAAAGGTTGGGAAGGTTGTTTAAGTGTTCCCGGAATTAGGGGTTTAGTTCCTAGATATCAAGCAATTGAAATTGAATATACTGACCGGCATGGGAAGAGAGGAAAACAAGAATTAACTGATTTTGTCGCTCGAATTTTTCAACATGAGTATGATCATCTAGAAGGCAAGGTATTTTTAGATAGGGTAGAATCTACGGAGGAATTGATGACTGAGGCTGAATATCAACAACGGATAGTTAACAATACTTAA
- a CDS encoding HMA2 domain-containing protein → MTTVKKDPFQEWKFLNFWKKQSLDLIPLMTGLAVTGRMGIQGLAAIPVYILAADATRRVINFLEPEVVSAEKSQPIPDIDKKYNTEIAYTVVHKIPGRIRFNIPQISQDSSYAQRLESLLKVDNQVTNVRINSQAASIAIAYQSPEISISHWVEIMELALRANSSTNPISEIGITAINHPEVSPVASPEISNVWADLKPPSLSYSLGLMANLPV, encoded by the coding sequence ATGACTACTGTTAAAAAAGACCCCTTTCAGGAATGGAAATTTCTGAATTTTTGGAAAAAGCAATCTCTTGATTTAATTCCCTTGATGACAGGGTTGGCTGTCACAGGGAGAATGGGAATACAGGGTTTAGCAGCAATTCCAGTTTATATCCTAGCGGCAGATGCTACGCGCAGGGTGATTAACTTTTTAGAACCGGAAGTTGTGTCAGCCGAAAAAAGTCAACCTATCCCAGATATAGATAAAAAATATAATACTGAAATTGCTTATACTGTTGTGCATAAAATTCCGGGAAGGATTAGATTTAATATTCCGCAAATTTCCCAAGATTCATCTTATGCACAAAGGTTAGAAAGTTTACTAAAAGTAGATAATCAAGTTACTAACGTGCGGATAAATTCTCAGGCTGCATCAATAGCGATCGCTTACCAATCTCCTGAAATTAGTATATCCCATTGGGTGGAAATAATGGAGTTAGCTTTACGAGCAAATTCATCTACAAATCCCATTTCCGAAATAGGAATAACAGCAATTAATCATCCAGAAGTTTCTCCAGTAGCTTCCCCAGAAATTTCTAATGTATGGGCTGATTTAAAACCTCCATCCTTGTCTTATTCTTTGGGGTTGATGGCCAACTTACCTGTATAG
- a CDS encoding DUF5132 domain-containing protein — MAKITDFVEDAGAPGIIAGIGAVLLAPVVIPVVAGIGKPIAKSIIKGGLVAYEKSKGAFAELGETWEDIVAEARAEIAEEQHTPAFEAAAENQPNS, encoded by the coding sequence ATGGCAAAAATTACTGATTTCGTAGAAGATGCCGGCGCTCCTGGAATTATAGCCGGAATTGGCGCAGTATTACTTGCACCTGTGGTAATTCCTGTTGTCGCTGGAATTGGTAAACCCATAGCCAAATCAATCATCAAAGGTGGACTTGTTGCTTATGAAAAAAGCAAGGGAGCTTTTGCAGAATTGGGTGAAACGTGGGAGGATATTGTGGCTGAAGCTAGAGCAGAAATAGCCGAAGAACAACACACACCAGCATTTGAAGCAGCGGCTGAAAATCAACCTAATTCATAA
- a CDS encoding HMA2 domain-containing protein, with protein sequence MLQIPDKKTFNKSFNLIATKIVSDTPGRLRLRVASENRQAEKMQHIANFLTAQPHITQVRTNIHHGSILIHHDDQTGTLAEILATLRDIGVIFADITQGKTEAATGISNAVIDLNQRVQRATDGTVDLRFLFPFGLSILAVRQLIIKGLQLEVIPWYVLAWYAFDSYLKLNNAVASDK encoded by the coding sequence ATGCTACAAATTCCCGATAAAAAAACTTTCAATAAATCATTTAATCTCATAGCTACAAAAATTGTCAGTGATACCCCAGGAAGACTGCGGTTGAGAGTTGCATCTGAAAACCGTCAAGCTGAGAAAATGCAACATATCGCCAACTTTTTAACAGCACAACCTCACATTACTCAAGTGAGAACTAATATCCATCACGGTAGCATTCTCATACATCATGATGATCAAACTGGCACTTTAGCAGAGATTTTAGCCACACTACGTGATATAGGCGTAATTTTTGCAGATATTACCCAAGGGAAAACTGAAGCAGCAACGGGTATATCTAATGCAGTTATTGACTTAAACCAACGAGTTCAACGTGCGACAGATGGTACTGTTGATTTACGTTTCCTGTTCCCGTTTGGATTGAGTATCTTAGCGGTGAGACAGTTAATAATTAAAGGTCTGCAATTAGAAGTAATTCCCTGGTATGTTTTAGCTTGGTATGCCTTTGATAGTTACTTGAAATTAAATAATGCTGTAGCAAGTGACAAGTAA